Part of the Rhinoderma darwinii isolate aRhiDar2 chromosome 2, aRhiDar2.hap1, whole genome shotgun sequence genome, TAGAtagaatagtgctgtgtatatacgtgGCAGTGGCTTCAATTCACCATGCTATACAGGTGCAAAAGTAATGCTCTTGAATCAATTATATTCTACTATGAATATCCGAACTGGAGTTACAGGCAACAAAGTACGGTAAGCTTACCAGGCCAAAAGTTGTGACTCAGGCTCAGCTTTAGTTGCAGGTTGCCGAAAATAATTTGTCCAATTATAAAGCATATCAATGTATTGAAAGCTTATCGTGGTATTTTGCTACTGTCTTTTACCCAACCACACTTGATAAGTACTCACGATGACATCCAATTTTTATTGAACTTCACCCATTGTAGgtttaaaaaaaccttttaaacaaaaattctaaattaggcctcatgcatacgactcAACAGTGTGCGCAGACCTCTATTTAAGATGAATCCATATGGCTCCGTACTATGGAGCCGTAGGCACTGTCTGTGCCGCCATGTCAACCCTCCATAAAGCAGTGTACTACGGTAATTTTTCCCCTAAAAGCAATGGTttgaaaagctaaaaaaaacatggcaagaCAACTGTAGATCGAGTTTTATTCACTTGTTTGTACTTAAATATTTTGTGATGCACAATGTTTACTTTACATCTTTAATTTATTGGTTATTGAACCTTATTCTTCAGAAAATGTTATACTTTTAAGTAATGCATAAAGATTTGGTTAACAGGTAAAAATTATCCTAAGAGCTGCACTGCAATAAAGGAAGGGAAAAGTGGCCTGTATGTGGTAGAGCCAGTACCAAGCAAGCGCCTATTGGTATGGTGTGAACTTGGTGAGGATGGAGGCTGGACTGTCATTCAAAAGAACTGTCAGAAAAATCCGAGGATCTGGGATACTACATGGGATTGCTACAAGAAGGGTTTTGGAGATCTAAAAGGTGACCATTGGCTGGGTAATGAACATATACATTTATTGAGCACTCAAGAGTTACACCATGCACGTTTCCGCCTGCGCTCTGCAGCGGGTAAGCAGCACCTAGCCAATTATGACTCATTCTCGCTTGAGGGTGAAAATCTTTGCTATCGGATTAGGTTAGGACGGTACTCAGGTAATGCTGGTGATGCCATGACATCTGGAGAGCCCAGTGCAGGACATGACAATATGAAATTCTCCACACGTGATCAAGACAATGATTTATCAGGAGCAAACTGTGCACACATTGGTGGGGGTGGATGGTGGTACGACAACTGCAGGTTTGCTAATCTCAATACTGGTGCTGGCATTTATTGGCAACAACTCTGCAGGGGAGATTGTCAGTCGAGTGATATCCTTATTCAGCCTTATAAAAACTGTTCAGAAGATATAGGAGGAGGTGAGGGTGAAGGAGGAGATGGAGGTGATGGTGGGGATGGAGGTGATGGTGGAGATGGAGGTGATGATGGTGGAAATGGAGGCGGGGATGGGGGAGATGGAGGTGATaatggaggaggaggcggagatgGTGGAGGGGATGGTGGAGGGGgtggtggaggagatggagggggCAGTGATGGAGGAGGAGGTGGTGGAGATAGTGGAGGGGGCAATGGTGgaggaggtgaaggagatccaacACCCAATCCATGTTAATGGGATTAAAATCCTACACACATCCTAACACAACTTTATATACCATGGTTAACTTAGAgagtcttttttttattgttattcttctatgcTCCTGACTGACTTAATGGATAAATCTCAACCATAAAATGACTGATGACTTTGTTTTATCATGttcaaattttcaataaaaagaaaacaatacaTTTTCTCTCTGAAACAATGGGATTTAGGCAAATATTTTGTGCACACTTTGCTCTCAGTGCTCATGTAACAGGTCTGTAATAATGGGGGAACTTATTCATATGACTTTCAAAGAATATGCTTAGATCCAGAGATTAATTATTTGGTTATTAACTCGATCTTTGCATATAATACTGGAATATTTAGAATTTATTATTCATTGTACCATTATTCATGATTATTATGTCTAATGAAACTAATCACTATCTAGACATTGTTTTGGTTGTTATAGAATGAACATTTAGCATAATGCTAAAATATGCATTTGTCATTCAACTGCCTTGCAACACGAAATCAAGaatcccagtatcattatattcaGCAATATGGTATCAGCTAAAGTGAAAAAGCTAATCTGTCCCCTGAGTTAAGAGTGTTATTTAGGTCGAACAATCATTTGAGTGACACTCATTTTATTAGTAGCTGGTTTATATAGGGTGATGTGCTCTAGCTCTCTTTACCAGTTACTACATCAATTGCAATCCGGTACATCACTTCAGCCACCTCATTAGATActattagaaataaaaaataaaaaaacagatagcaaaCTTCAGTATGGAGTGTGGTCTGAAGTCACAAAATATGCATATAAAACAACTAACCACAAATGTGATAAATACCACCAATGACCTTTCacaaaggaaaaattaaaaatatctaaGCAAATCCTTTCTCAATATCTTTCTCTCCTCTGGTCCTATCTTGTCTTACATTGCAAACCAAACTGTGAGACATATAATAAATCTTCTGTAGGTGTCCCACGAGATCAGCCATTTTTCACCGCCTCACAAATCTTAGATCTGACTCCATCAGTAAGTACTTAGGCTGCAGCAGGAGCGCTGCCCCGCTGCTATGTCTGCAATAGGAGACCAGGAAGGAAAAGCTCCACCAGAAAACACTCCACCACGCTCCTCGTGTGTCAGCAAAAGTGGAGGAGATTGAGGGGCGATAGAATTAACATCTGTTTTATCTACAGAATTTCTTCAAGGGTGGTTTCACACATGgtacattttgttgcagaaatttctgcgactgaaaatcagtttcgTTAATCTGAATGGAGTTTGCAGAAATCCACGTacgtgctgcagaaacaaccccatcagATGAATAGAACTATTTTTCAgaagcagaaatttctgcaa contains:
- the LOC142741884 gene encoding fibrinogen-like protein 1, whose translation is MCKPDAHRSGDEEKNRGQNTEVQGKHGSLSLLLLFGGVVCAVYGFKLDLSATLNLQNGHMLNGITEEEILNYPNSGKNYPKSCTAIKEGKSGLYVVEPVPSKRLLVWCELGEDGGWTVIQKNCQKNPRIWDTTWDCYKKGFGDLKGDHWLGNEHIHLLSTQELHHARFRLRSAAGKQHLANYDSFSLEGENLCYRIRLGRYSGNAGDAMTSGEPSAGHDNMKFSTRDQDNDLSGANCAHIGGGGWWYDNCRFANLNTGAGIYWQQLCRGDCQSSDILIQPYKNCSEDIGGGEGEGGDGGDGGDGGDGGDGGDDGGNGGGDGGDGGDNGGGGGDGGGDGGGGGGGDGGGSDGGGGGGDSGGGNGGGGEGDPTPNPC